Proteins encoded in a region of the Mucilaginibacter sabulilitoris genome:
- a CDS encoding TonB-dependent receptor, translating to MKLKLISCILTLFIGFYAFADANIFKGKIIDAGTKQGLPGAVITIPELKTSAIADANGEFTFKSVPTRGKFLVSIEYIGYKTITQIVDLSSGTQLTFSLQPSIIETHEVVITGTAVSANNKQNSTSVSTVGRENLLRQSTNLIDALAHQVPGVSQITTGPSISKPVIRGLSYNRVVTLSDGVKQQGQQWGDEHGVEIDQYGADRVEVLRGAASLLYGSDALGGVINLLEPLTPPDGQIKGEFLTNYSTNNGLTGSSLMLTGSENGFVWRARGSYKNAYSFKTPDYYFPNSGFNETDLSGMVGLNKSWGYSHINFSYFKNNIGFYDPDPANGLNFVHDDGTPFTQDEYKSRSLEYPKQDIRHYKINWDNNFITDGGNLKVNLGYQKNQRRELDGPDPSLFFDLNTYSGDAKYYVTESNGWQPVFGVSTEIGHSVNKGTEFLIPAYDTYGYGAFAYIKKTWDKNTFNAGIRYDYRKNDGKGLEEDGETKFTPFTNKFSNVSGALGYTHEFTDNLNFKANAGSAFRAPNPAELGSNGVHEGTFRYEVGNPNLAPERSYQADATLQYDNNMVSASLGIYENYIHNYIYASHVAGDVAAAEGEDGTSQNFDVYRYGQVNANLYGFEGNFTLHPVSFIHFENTFGYTYARNITLDRPLAFIPAGTLKNTLRFEPNIKGLKQSYVSIGIDNFFNQTRFDSAFETGTEGYTLLNAGLGTTVNFGKQPVKFYVAGNNLLNKKYYDALSRFKPGRISSEDPTFGIYNMGRNITFGVYLPLAL from the coding sequence ATGAAATTAAAGCTGATTAGTTGCATACTAACGCTGTTTATAGGTTTTTACGCATTTGCAGATGCCAATATATTTAAAGGGAAAATAATTGATGCTGGTACAAAGCAGGGCCTTCCCGGAGCTGTTATTACTATACCCGAACTAAAAACTTCGGCCATTGCCGACGCTAACGGAGAGTTCACCTTTAAGTCGGTTCCGACGAGGGGCAAGTTCCTGGTTTCTATAGAGTATATAGGTTATAAAACCATTACTCAAATTGTTGACCTTTCATCAGGTACACAGTTAACTTTTTCATTGCAGCCAAGCATTATTGAAACCCATGAGGTGGTCATTACAGGTACCGCTGTTAGCGCCAACAATAAGCAAAACAGTACTTCGGTTTCAACCGTTGGCCGCGAAAACCTGCTGCGGCAATCAACCAACCTGATAGATGCACTGGCGCACCAGGTACCTGGCGTATCACAAATTACAACCGGGCCCTCTATTTCCAAACCGGTTATTCGCGGCTTAAGCTATAACCGTGTAGTTACCTTAAGCGATGGTGTAAAGCAACAGGGCCAGCAATGGGGTGACGAGCATGGCGTTGAGATTGACCAGTACGGTGCCGACCGTGTAGAAGTATTGCGTGGCGCAGCATCGTTATTATATGGTTCGGATGCCCTGGGTGGTGTTATTAACCTGCTGGAGCCCCTTACCCCACCCGATGGGCAGATAAAAGGAGAGTTTTTAACCAACTACTCTACCAACAATGGCTTAACCGGTTCGTCATTAATGCTAACAGGATCTGAAAATGGATTTGTTTGGCGCGCAAGAGGCAGCTATAAAAATGCTTACTCCTTTAAAACGCCCGATTACTATTTCCCTAACTCGGGCTTTAACGAAACCGATTTGAGCGGCATGGTGGGTTTAAATAAATCATGGGGTTACTCACACATCAACTTCTCCTACTTTAAAAACAATATTGGGTTTTATGACCCGGATCCGGCCAATGGGCTAAACTTTGTGCATGATGATGGTACGCCGTTTACGCAAGACGAGTATAAAAGCCGTTCGCTCGAATACCCAAAACAGGACATTCGCCACTACAAAATAAACTGGGATAATAATTTTATTACTGATGGTGGTAACTTGAAAGTTAACCTCGGTTATCAGAAAAATCAGCGCCGTGAGCTCGACGGCCCTGATCCGTCCCTGTTCTTTGACCTGAATACTTACTCGGGCGATGCCAAATACTACGTAACCGAATCAAACGGGTGGCAGCCTGTTTTTGGTGTAAGCACCGAAATTGGACACAGCGTTAATAAAGGCACCGAGTTTTTAATACCGGCCTATGATACTTATGGCTACGGCGCTTTTGCCTATATCAAAAAAACATGGGACAAAAACACGTTCAATGCTGGTATTCGTTATGATTACCGCAAAAACGATGGCAAAGGACTGGAAGAAGACGGCGAGACTAAGTTTACACCATTTACCAATAAATTCTCAAACGTGAGCGGCGCACTGGGCTATACCCACGAGTTTACCGATAACCTGAACTTTAAGGCCAATGCCGGTTCTGCATTCCGTGCGCCAAACCCGGCCGAACTAGGATCAAACGGGGTACATGAGGGAACTTTCCGTTATGAGGTAGGTAACCCAAATCTTGCTCCGGAAAGGAGTTACCAGGCCGATGCAACCCTGCAGTATGACAATAACATGGTGAGCGCCAGTCTGGGTATTTATGAAAATTACATTCATAATTATATTTATGCCTCCCACGTTGCCGGTGATGTTGCCGCAGCCGAAGGAGAAGATGGCACGTCGCAGAATTTTGATGTGTACCGTTACGGCCAGGTAAATGCCAATTTGTATGGTTTTGAGGGTAATTTTACGCTGCACCCGGTAAGCTTTATACATTTTGAAAACACATTTGGTTATACCTACGCCCGCAATATAACGCTGGACAGGCCGCTGGCCTTTATACCGGCTGGTACGCTTAAAAATACCTTGCGTTTTGAGCCAAATATCAAGGGGCTTAAACAGTCGTATGTTTCGATAGGCATAGATAACTTCTTTAACCAAACCCGTTTCGATAGCGCCTTTGAAACTGGTACCGAAGGGTATACCCTGCTTAACGCCGGTTTAGGCACCACGGTTAACTTTGGCAAACAGCCGGTTAAGTTTTATGTAGCGGGTAATAACCTGCTTAATAAGAAATATTATGATGCCCTGAGCCGCTTTAAACCGGGCAGAATAAGCTCCGAAGACCCAACTTTTGGTATATACAACATGGGCCGGAATATTACTTTCGGCGTGTATTTACCGTTAGCCTTGTAG
- a CDS encoding exodeoxyribonuclease III yields MKIITYNVNGIRSAINKNWLAWLQATDADVVCLQEIKATPDVLTDLGLVDQLGYQHYWFPAEKKGYSGTAIFTKQLPKHIEYGCGIPDFDREGRCIRVDFDEVSVMSAYFPSGSSGDERQVFKYRFLDEFGKYLTLLKSQLPKLVVCGDYNICHRPIDIHNPKSNANSSGFLPEEREWMEKFIEGGFIDTFRHLNKEPHNYTWWSFRANSRAKNLGWRIDYAMASTELEANIKRAAILPEARHSDHCPVLLELEF; encoded by the coding sequence ATGAAAATTATAACCTATAACGTTAATGGAATCCGCTCGGCAATAAACAAAAACTGGCTGGCCTGGCTGCAGGCTACCGATGCCGATGTGGTATGCTTACAGGAAATTAAAGCCACTCCCGATGTACTCACCGATCTGGGCTTGGTTGATCAATTGGGTTACCAGCATTACTGGTTCCCGGCTGAGAAAAAGGGTTACAGCGGCACCGCCATTTTCACCAAACAACTACCTAAACATATTGAATATGGCTGCGGCATACCTGATTTTGACCGTGAAGGCCGCTGCATTCGTGTTGATTTTGACGAAGTTTCGGTAATGAGCGCATACTTTCCGTCGGGTTCCAGCGGCGATGAGCGCCAGGTATTTAAATATCGCTTTCTGGATGAATTTGGCAAATACCTTACCCTGTTAAAAAGCCAGCTACCTAAGCTGGTGGTATGCGGCGATTACAATATCTGTCACCGCCCCATTGATATTCACAACCCGAAATCAAATGCCAATTCATCGGGCTTTTTACCCGAAGAACGCGAATGGATGGAGAAGTTTATTGAAGGCGGATTTATTGACACCTTTCGCCATTTAAATAAAGAGCCGCATAATTATACCTGGTGGAGTTTCAGGGCCAATTCAAGAGCCAAAAACCTGGGCTGGCGTATTGATTATGCTATGGCCAGCACCGAACTGGAAGCCAATATTAAAAGAGCAGCCATACTTCCCGAAGCGCGGCACTCAGACCATTGCCCGGTATTGCTGGAGCTGGAGTTTTAG
- the efp gene encoding elongation factor P, with amino-acid sequence MAKASDVKNGNVLRFNGELVQVEEFLHRTPGNLRAFYQARMRNVKSGKLVEYRFRTDEEVDIARVETNDYQYLYDEGDSLVVMDNTTYDQHNIPKTLFGPAVKFLKEGMNVIVAFESEEPIMGSIPGSAELEITYTEPAVKGDTSSGALKNATVETGAEIRVPLFINIGDKVKVDTATGAYVERVKG; translated from the coding sequence ATGGCTAAAGCATCAGATGTTAAAAATGGAAATGTGCTTCGCTTTAACGGCGAGTTAGTGCAGGTTGAAGAATTTTTACACCGTACACCAGGTAACTTGCGTGCATTTTATCAGGCACGTATGCGTAACGTAAAATCAGGAAAATTGGTTGAATACCGTTTCCGTACCGACGAAGAGGTGGATATTGCCCGTGTTGAAACTAACGATTATCAATATTTATATGATGAGGGCGATTCATTGGTAGTAATGGATAACACTACTTATGACCAGCATAATATACCCAAAACTTTATTTGGCCCTGCGGTGAAATTCCTGAAAGAAGGTATGAACGTAATTGTTGCCTTTGAAAGCGAAGAGCCTATCATGGGTTCGATCCCAGGCTCTGCTGAGCTGGAAATTACTTATACTGAGCCTGCTGTTAAAGGTGATACTTCAAGTGGTGCCCTTAAAAACGCTACCGTAGAAACAGGTGCTGAAATTCGCGTACCCTTGTTCATCAACATTGGTGATAAGGTAAAGGTTGATACCGCTACCGGCGCCTACGTAGAGCGTGTAAAGGGTTAA
- a CDS encoding peptidylprolyl isomerase yields MKKIFTLSLLLLSICAFAGPPKNQYVRIKTAYGNCIIRLYNETPLHRDNFIKLAKKGFYNGTLFHRVIQNFMIQGGDPDSKDPEKTKFGAELGDGDVGYTIPAEFRDSIFHKRGVLAAARDDNPKKASSGCQFYIVEGKRFTDGKLDTLETTRLKGHKIPVWQREWYKSVGGVPHLDQNYTVYGEVVSGIDMVDRIAAVKKDECDRPLADVSMTVEVLSKKECKQLDEILF; encoded by the coding sequence ATGAAAAAAATCTTTACCTTAAGTTTGTTATTACTGAGTATTTGCGCGTTTGCCGGGCCACCCAAAAACCAGTATGTGCGCATTAAAACCGCTTATGGCAATTGTATTATCCGGCTGTACAATGAAACGCCCCTGCACCGGGACAACTTTATTAAGCTGGCTAAAAAGGGATTTTACAACGGTACCCTATTCCATAGGGTGATACAAAACTTTATGATACAAGGCGGCGACCCCGATTCAAAAGATCCGGAAAAAACCAAATTTGGCGCAGAGCTTGGCGATGGCGATGTTGGGTACACCATACCTGCAGAATTTAGGGACAGCATTTTTCATAAACGCGGTGTACTGGCGGCGGCCCGAGACGATAATCCGAAAAAAGCATCGAGCGGGTGCCAGTTTTATATTGTTGAAGGAAAACGCTTTACCGACGGCAAACTGGACACCTTGGAAACAACCCGCTTAAAAGGCCATAAGATACCTGTGTGGCAAAGAGAGTGGTATAAATCGGTAGGCGGCGTGCCGCACCTTGATCAAAATTATACCGTTTATGGCGAAGTGGTTTCGGGCATTGATATGGTTGACCGTATAGCGGCAGTAAAGAAAGATGAGTGCGACCGGCCACTTGCAGATGTATCCATGACCGTTGAGGTATTGAGCAAAAAGGAATGCAAACAACTGGATGAAATACTATTTTGA
- a CDS encoding ABC transporter ATP-binding protein: MNITLQNIGRRFNRDWIFRGIDYTFNRGETYAILGPNGSGKSTLLQVLNASMSPSAGTINYTLQDKPVEPSDVFTHLSLAAPYLELIEEFTLNEMVDFHFRFKQYKPGLDKKELTRLLNLTKSENKLIRYFSSGMKQRLKLILAFCADTPMLMLDEPTSNLDTQGVDWYLSLVEQFAHDRLTIVCSNQEHEYAFCNNHINISDYKS; encoded by the coding sequence ATGAACATCACCCTCCAAAACATCGGCCGTAGATTTAACCGCGACTGGATATTCAGGGGTATTGATTATACTTTTAATCGGGGCGAAACGTATGCTATCCTGGGGCCAAACGGTTCGGGGAAGTCTACCCTGTTGCAGGTTTTAAATGCAAGTATGTCGCCATCTGCCGGAACTATTAATTATACATTGCAGGATAAGCCGGTAGAACCAAGTGATGTTTTTACTCATTTAAGCCTGGCCGCTCCCTACCTCGAGTTGATAGAAGAGTTTACGCTGAATGAGATGGTTGATTTTCATTTCAGGTTTAAACAATATAAACCGGGTCTTGATAAAAAAGAACTGACCCGGTTGCTTAACCTTACCAAAAGTGAAAATAAGCTGATCAGGTATTTTTCGTCGGGTATGAAACAGCGGCTTAAGCTCATCCTGGCCTTTTGTGCTGATACCCCTATGCTCATGCTCGATGAACCCACGTCAAATCTGGATACTCAGGGCGTGGATTGGTATTTGAGCCTTGTGGAGCAGTTTGCGCATGATCGACTTACCATAGTGTGTTCAAACCAGGAGCATGAATATGCTTTTTGTAACAATCACATAAATATTTCGGACTATAAGAGTTAG
- the lpxA gene encoding acyl-ACP--UDP-N-acetylglucosamine O-acyltransferase: MIQPLAYIHPQAKIADNVVIEPFVTIHKDVEIGEGTWIGSNSVIMDGARIGKNCRIFPGAVVSAPPQDLKYKGEQSTVSIGDNTTIRECVTLNRGTALDKNTTTIGSNCLLMAYVHVAHDCVIGDNVIIANSVQLAGHINIYDYAFVGGSSAVHQFVEIGAHSMISGGSLVRKDVPPFTKAGREPLSYVGINSVGLRRRGFSAATIAEIQEIYRILFLKKYNVSKALDIIEAEFTPSVERDEIINFLQNSQRGIMKGFGNT, translated from the coding sequence ATGATCCAGCCATTAGCATATATACACCCGCAGGCCAAAATAGCCGATAACGTGGTGATTGAGCCTTTTGTAACTATACACAAGGATGTGGAGATTGGTGAAGGCACCTGGATTGGCTCCAACTCTGTTATTATGGATGGTGCCCGTATCGGTAAAAACTGCCGCATATTCCCTGGTGCAGTAGTATCCGCTCCGCCACAGGATTTAAAATATAAGGGCGAACAAAGTACCGTATCCATTGGCGATAATACGACCATAAGAGAGTGCGTAACCCTTAACCGCGGCACCGCGCTTGATAAAAATACTACCACCATCGGCAGCAATTGCCTGCTGATGGCCTACGTACACGTAGCGCATGACTGTGTTATTGGCGATAACGTAATTATTGCCAACTCGGTACAACTTGCGGGCCATATCAATATTTATGATTATGCGTTTGTTGGCGGATCATCTGCCGTGCACCAGTTTGTTGAAATTGGCGCTCATAGTATGATATCGGGTGGCTCATTGGTGCGTAAGGATGTTCCTCCGTTTACCAAGGCTGGTCGCGAGCCTCTATCTTATGTAGGTATCAATTCGGTAGGCTTACGCCGCAGGGGGTTTTCTGCCGCTACCATTGCCGAAATACAGGAGATATACCGCATTTTGTTCCTGAAAAAATACAATGTAAGTAAGGCCCTTGATATTATTGAGGCCGAATTTACCCCCAGCGTGGAGCGCGATGAGATCATCAACTTTTTGCAAAACTCGCAAAGGGGTATCATGAAAGGGTTCGGGAATACTTAA